Proteins encoded together in one Meiothermus sp. QL-1 window:
- the dnaE gene encoding DNA polymerase III subunit alpha produces the protein MRSDAHPSHACCFAHLHQHTQFSLLDGAARLEDLLRWVKQVSPEEPMLAMTDHGNLFGAVQFYKLATAMGVKPIIGYEAYVAAESRFDRKQGKGLDGGYFHLTLLAKDMEGYRNLSRLASRAYLEGFYGKPRIDREILREHNAGLIVLSGCLGAEIPQFILQERYEEAERRLLEYLSIFGPERYFIEVQDHGLPEQRKVNRVLKELADKYGLGLVATNDGHYVRKEDAEAHAVVLAVQSKSTWEDPDRWKFPCDEFYVKTPEEMRQAFAKESELWGSRFEELFDNTLRIGRMCEVELVPKKVQYRIPKYPLPEGRTEAVYLRELTFSGLLKRYPDRVTPELYREFLRRLGRPVPHGDGEVLALELARLEDLEAARAHLPELGQVKEWDGWAILARAVYELTVIERMGFPGYLLVVSDYINWAKEAGISVGPGRGSAAGSLVCYATRITNVDPLAYNLLFERFLNPARVSMPDIDTDFSDVRRGEVIEYVRSRYGDDKVAQIGTFGTIAARAAIKDAARVFGLPVRRADELAKLIPVIFGKPMPLEKAIEAVPDLRAEMEKDPLVRRVLEVAQRLEGLSRQSSVHAAGVVIADVPLQDYIPLMRAGDTGAKVTQYDMNSVEALGFLKMDFLALRALSQLEECRRIVRESKGIDLDFDTLPLDDAKTFELLGRGETKGIFQLDSAGMTNAVRGIKPRRIHDIIALGALYRPGPMENIPTYIRRHHGREEVSYPQFPHAEKYIRPILEETYGIPVYQEQIMQIATAVAGYSLGEADLLRRAMGKKKMEEMVKHRAQFKAGAAERGIPPEEADRLFDLLEAFANYGFNKSHAAAYALLTYQTAYVKAHFPVEFFAALLTVERHDSDKVAEYIRAARAAGVEVLPPDINRSGFSFRALEKGVLFGLSAVKNVGETPTRLILEERERGGPFRSLADFLRRLDGTVANKRVAESLIKAGAFDAFGPRGPMLAALDDLLKWAQAERERAHSGMVGLFGEPQEPPLPEGPRLDALTQLRMEKEALGIYVTGHPLSRYAGLREAASCTIEELPQVYSELKGERSQVRLLLAGMVEGIQRKPTKSGGMLVRFTLADETGAVEVVAFGRAYERISPRLSEDAAVLVVAEVEPDGEGESLRVVAQEVYPYHELEGLPKVLELEVDLALVDEERLLDLRSRLDEHTGLLPVQLKVRGPGGWALVEARGVRAAEEALPALEGLDWLRVRLVPDREVLLSYPKSGGGAQETDSVVPF, from the coding sequence ATGCGAAGCGATGCCCACCCTTCCCATGCCTGCTGTTTTGCCCACCTGCACCAGCACACCCAGTTCAGCTTGCTGGATGGGGCGGCCCGCCTCGAGGACCTGCTGCGATGGGTCAAGCAGGTCTCTCCCGAGGAACCCATGCTGGCCATGACCGACCATGGCAACCTCTTTGGGGCGGTGCAGTTCTACAAGCTGGCCACCGCGATGGGGGTCAAGCCCATCATCGGCTACGAGGCCTACGTGGCCGCCGAGAGCCGCTTCGACCGCAAGCAGGGGAAGGGGCTGGATGGGGGGTATTTTCACCTTACCCTGCTGGCCAAGGATATGGAGGGCTACCGCAACCTCTCGCGCCTGGCGAGCCGGGCCTATCTGGAGGGTTTTTACGGCAAGCCGCGCATTGACCGCGAGATTCTGCGGGAGCACAACGCGGGCCTCATCGTGCTTTCGGGCTGCTTAGGGGCCGAGATTCCCCAGTTTATCCTCCAGGAGCGCTACGAGGAGGCCGAAAGGCGCCTTCTGGAGTACCTCTCCATCTTTGGCCCGGAGCGCTACTTCATCGAGGTGCAGGACCACGGGCTGCCCGAGCAGCGCAAGGTGAATCGGGTCCTGAAGGAGCTGGCCGACAAGTACGGTCTGGGGCTGGTGGCCACCAACGACGGCCATTATGTGCGAAAGGAGGACGCGGAGGCCCACGCGGTGGTGCTGGCGGTGCAGTCCAAAAGCACCTGGGAGGACCCCGACCGCTGGAAGTTTCCCTGCGATGAGTTCTACGTCAAGACCCCGGAGGAGATGCGCCAGGCCTTTGCCAAGGAGAGCGAGCTTTGGGGAAGCCGCTTCGAGGAGCTCTTCGACAACACCCTTCGCATTGGGCGGATGTGCGAGGTGGAGCTGGTGCCCAAGAAGGTGCAGTACCGCATCCCCAAGTACCCCCTGCCCGAGGGGCGCACCGAGGCGGTCTACCTGCGCGAGCTGACCTTCAGCGGGCTGCTGAAGCGCTACCCCGACCGGGTGACCCCGGAGCTCTACCGCGAGTTTCTTCGCCGGCTGGGGCGGCCGGTGCCCCATGGGGATGGGGAGGTGCTGGCCCTCGAGCTGGCCCGCCTGGAGGACCTGGAGGCGGCCCGGGCCCATCTGCCCGAGCTGGGGCAGGTGAAGGAATGGGACGGCTGGGCCATTCTGGCGCGGGCGGTCTACGAGCTCACGGTAATCGAGCGGATGGGCTTCCCGGGCTACCTTCTGGTGGTGAGCGACTACATCAACTGGGCCAAGGAGGCGGGCATCTCGGTGGGGCCGGGGCGGGGTTCGGCAGCGGGCAGTCTGGTCTGCTACGCCACCCGCATCACCAACGTGGACCCGCTGGCCTACAACCTGCTTTTCGAGCGCTTTTTGAACCCGGCCCGGGTCTCCATGCCCGACATCGACACCGACTTCTCGGATGTGCGGCGGGGTGAGGTGATTGAGTATGTGCGCTCCCGCTACGGCGACGATAAGGTGGCCCAGATTGGCACCTTTGGCACCATCGCGGCCCGGGCCGCCATCAAGGACGCTGCGCGGGTTTTTGGCCTGCCGGTGAGGCGGGCCGATGAGCTGGCCAAGCTCATCCCGGTCATCTTCGGCAAGCCCATGCCGCTGGAGAAGGCCATCGAAGCGGTGCCCGACCTTCGGGCCGAGATGGAGAAGGACCCGCTGGTGCGGCGGGTGCTGGAGGTGGCCCAGCGGCTCGAGGGCCTTTCGCGCCAGTCCAGCGTTCACGCAGCCGGGGTGGTCATCGCCGATGTGCCCCTGCAGGACTACATCCCCCTGATGCGGGCAGGGGATACCGGGGCCAAGGTCACCCAGTACGACATGAACTCGGTGGAGGCCCTGGGCTTCTTGAAGATGGACTTCCTGGCCCTGCGCGCTCTATCGCAGCTCGAGGAGTGCCGCCGCATCGTACGGGAGTCCAAGGGAATCGACCTGGACTTCGATACCCTGCCCCTGGACGATGCCAAGACCTTCGAGCTTTTGGGCCGGGGCGAGACCAAGGGCATCTTTCAGCTCGACTCGGCGGGGATGACCAACGCGGTGCGGGGCATCAAGCCCCGCCGCATCCACGACATCATCGCCCTGGGGGCCCTGTACCGCCCTGGCCCCATGGAGAACATCCCCACCTACATCCGCCGCCACCACGGGCGCGAGGAGGTGAGCTACCCGCAGTTCCCCCACGCCGAGAAGTACATAAGGCCCATCCTGGAGGAGACCTACGGGATTCCTGTGTACCAGGAGCAGATTATGCAGATTGCCACCGCGGTGGCCGGGTACAGCCTGGGCGAGGCCGACCTGCTGCGGCGGGCCATGGGCAAGAAGAAGATGGAGGAAATGGTCAAGCACCGGGCCCAGTTCAAGGCGGGCGCGGCGGAGAGGGGCATTCCTCCTGAGGAGGCCGACCGGCTTTTCGACCTGCTCGAGGCCTTCGCCAACTACGGCTTCAACAAGAGCCACGCGGCGGCCTATGCCCTGCTCACCTACCAGACCGCCTATGTGAAGGCCCACTTCCCGGTGGAGTTTTTCGCTGCCCTGCTGACGGTGGAGCGCCACGACTCGGACAAGGTGGCCGAGTACATCCGGGCGGCCCGGGCGGCCGGGGTAGAGGTTTTGCCGCCCGACATCAACCGCTCGGGCTTCAGCTTCCGTGCCCTGGAGAAGGGCGTGCTTTTCGGGCTTTCGGCGGTGAAAAACGTGGGCGAGACCCCCACCCGCCTCATCCTGGAGGAGCGGGAGCGCGGGGGGCCCTTCAGGTCGCTGGCCGACTTCCTCAGACGGCTCGATGGCACCGTGGCCAACAAGCGGGTGGCGGAGTCCTTAATCAAGGCCGGGGCCTTCGACGCCTTTGGCCCCCGGGGCCCCATGCTGGCCGCGCTGGACGACCTCCTGAAGTGGGCCCAGGCCGAGCGGGAGCGGGCCCACTCGGGCATGGTGGGCCTGTTTGGCGAGCCGCAGGAACCCCCCCTGCCCGAAGGCCCCCGGCTGGACGCCCTCACCCAGCTCAGGATGGAGAAGGAGGCTTTGGGCATCTACGTCACCGGCCACCCCCTCTCGCGCTACGCGGGGCTGCGGGAGGCGGCGAGCTGCACCATCGAGGAGCTGCCCCAGGTTTATAGCGAGCTCAAGGGGGAGCGCAGCCAGGTGCGGCTGCTTCTGGCCGGGATGGTGGAGGGCATCCAGCGCAAGCCCACCAAGTCCGGGGGGATGCTGGTGCGCTTCACCCTGGCCGACGAGACCGGGGCTGTCGAGGTGGTGGCCTTTGGCCGGGCCTACGAGCGCATCTCGCCCCGGCTAAGCGAGGACGCCGCGGTGCTGGTGGTGGCCGAGGTGGAGCCGGATGGCGAGGGGGAGAGCCTGCGGGTGGTGGCCCAGGAGGTCTACCCCTACCACGAGCTGGAGGGTCTGCCTAAGGTGCTGGAGCTCGAGGTCGACCTGGCCCTGGTGGACGAGGAGCGGCTGCTCGACTTGAGGAGCCGGCTGGACGAGCACACGGGGCTCCTCCCGGTGCAGCTCAAGGTGCGGGGGCCCGGGGGATGGGCTTTGGTGGAGGCCCGCGGGGTGCGGGCGGCGGAGGAGGCCCTTCCGGCTTTGGAGGGGCTGGACTGGCTGCGGGTCCGGCTGGTACCCGACCGCGAGGTGCTCCTCAGCTACCCCAAGAGCGGGGGCGGGGCGCAGGAGACCGATTCGGTGGTGCCCTTCTAA
- the asnS gene encoding asparagine--tRNA ligase, with translation MQRVFIEDIARYEGQEVLLRGWLTNRRSKGKIHFLQLRDGTGFLQATALKGELAEAEFEEADHLPQETALEVRGLVRADPRAPGGYELVLRGLRVIARPSQEYPITPKEHGVDFLMDHRHLHLRHRRAWAALRVRDELERAIHDFFHQRGFVRFDAPILTPNAVEGTTDLFEVDLFDGEKAYLSQSGQLYAEAGALAFGKVYTFGPTFRAERSKTRRHLLEFWMVEPEVAFMTHEENLKLQEELVAYLVGRVLEEKKRELELLERDTRALEATAAGQFPRLTYTEAVERINQLAQTRPELGLAPLAWGEDFGAPHEAALSLEFDRPVFVEKYPAAVKAFYMQPDPQDPRLVLNDDLLAPEGAGEIIGGSERIHDPELLRRKIQEHGLPEAVFDWYLDLRRFGTVPHAGFGLGLERTVRWICGLEHIREAIPFPRMYTRMRP, from the coding sequence GTGCAAAGGGTTTTCATCGAAGATATCGCCCGCTACGAGGGCCAGGAGGTTCTGCTGCGCGGCTGGCTCACCAACCGCCGCTCCAAGGGCAAGATTCACTTCCTGCAGCTAAGGGATGGTACCGGCTTCCTCCAGGCCACCGCCCTCAAGGGGGAGCTGGCGGAAGCAGAGTTCGAAGAGGCCGACCACCTCCCCCAGGAGACCGCGCTGGAGGTGCGGGGGCTGGTGCGGGCCGACCCCCGGGCCCCGGGGGGGTACGAGCTCGTCCTGCGGGGGCTCAGGGTAATCGCCCGGCCCAGCCAGGAGTACCCCATCACCCCCAAGGAGCACGGGGTGGACTTCCTGATGGACCACCGCCACCTTCACCTGCGCCACCGCCGGGCCTGGGCCGCCCTGCGGGTGCGGGACGAGCTCGAGCGGGCCATCCACGACTTCTTCCACCAAAGGGGCTTCGTCCGCTTCGACGCCCCTATCCTCACCCCCAACGCCGTGGAGGGCACCACCGACCTCTTCGAGGTGGACCTCTTCGACGGCGAGAAGGCCTACCTCTCGCAGTCGGGCCAGCTCTACGCCGAGGCCGGGGCCCTGGCCTTCGGCAAGGTGTACACCTTCGGCCCCACCTTCCGGGCCGAACGCTCCAAGACCCGCCGCCACCTGCTGGAGTTCTGGATGGTGGAGCCCGAGGTGGCCTTCATGACCCACGAGGAGAACCTGAAGCTCCAGGAGGAGCTGGTGGCCTATCTGGTGGGGCGGGTGCTGGAGGAGAAAAAGCGGGAGCTGGAGCTGCTGGAGCGCGACACCCGGGCCCTGGAGGCCACCGCAGCAGGCCAGTTCCCTCGCCTTACCTACACCGAGGCCGTCGAGCGCATAAACCAGCTGGCCCAGACCAGGCCCGAGCTGGGGCTTGCACCGTTGGCCTGGGGGGAGGATTTCGGGGCCCCCCACGAGGCTGCCCTGAGCCTGGAGTTTGACCGGCCCGTGTTTGTGGAGAAGTACCCCGCTGCGGTCAAGGCCTTCTACATGCAGCCCGACCCCCAGGACCCCCGGCTGGTGCTCAACGACGACCTGCTGGCCCCCGAAGGCGCGGGGGAGATTATCGGCGGTTCCGAGCGCATCCACGACCCCGAGCTTTTACGCCGCAAAATTCAGGAACACGGGCTGCCGGAGGCCGTCTTCGACTGGTACCTGGACCTGAGGCGCTTTGGCACCGTTCCCCACGCCGGCTTCGGGCTGGGCCTGGAGCGCACCGTGCGCTGGATTTGCGGCCTGGAACACATCCGCGAGGCCATCCCCTTCCCCCGCATGTACACGAGGATGCGCCCCTAG
- the tpiA gene encoding triose-phosphate isomerase, which yields MRRRLVAGNWKMHKTPSEALVWFQALLEKLPPTGAEPALLVPFTHLPYAAQTLKQRVAYGAQDVSAHTEGAYTGEVSARMLADLGCRYTIVGHSERRSYHGETDALVAEKAQRLLEVGIVPILCVGEPLAVRQVGGHLEYTLGQLERSLAGVSLPSPAHLVVAYEPVWAIGTGQTATPEDAEAMHRAIRGWLGERYGEAFAEEVRILYGGSIKPENAGALFRAPNVDGGLVGGASLMLEDYLRLLSALE from the coding sequence ATGCGCAGACGGCTGGTGGCAGGAAACTGGAAGATGCACAAGACCCCCTCCGAGGCCCTGGTCTGGTTCCAAGCACTGTTGGAGAAACTCCCCCCTACCGGGGCCGAGCCGGCCCTGCTGGTGCCCTTTACCCACCTGCCCTACGCGGCCCAGACGCTGAAACAGAGGGTGGCCTACGGAGCCCAGGACGTCTCGGCCCACACCGAGGGGGCCTACACCGGCGAGGTCTCAGCCCGGATGCTGGCCGACCTGGGCTGCCGCTACACCATCGTGGGGCACTCCGAGCGCCGCAGCTACCACGGCGAGACCGACGCTTTGGTAGCCGAGAAGGCCCAGCGCCTCCTGGAAGTGGGCATCGTGCCCATCCTCTGCGTAGGGGAGCCTCTGGCGGTGCGCCAGGTGGGTGGGCACCTCGAGTACACCCTGGGGCAGCTCGAGCGAAGCCTGGCAGGGGTCTCTCTCCCCTCCCCCGCGCACCTGGTGGTGGCCTACGAGCCGGTCTGGGCCATCGGCACCGGCCAGACCGCCACGCCTGAGGATGCCGAGGCCATGCACCGGGCCATCCGGGGCTGGCTGGGCGAACGGTACGGAGAGGCCTTCGCCGAAGAGGTGCGGATTCTCTACGGGGGTTCCATCAAGCCAGAGAACGCCGGGGCTCTTTTCCGGGCCCCCAACGTGGACGGGGGGCTGGTGGGGGGGGCCAGCCTCATGCTGGAGGACTAC